From Verrucomicrobia bacterium S94, the proteins below share one genomic window:
- a CDS encoding DUF481 domain-containing protein, with protein MSKKGGNMLARWISGAGFAVLLAGPSSAAGDKDLWDHFVPPPDQQFDWIQLDSGEWLKGEIKVLYNYTLEFDSDELDLLKLDLDDVKKIRSCDPQEIMFEIKRRETEVLQGIVELDGSEVKVINDSEVQTFKRSQLVSIAGGSNSKRDNWSGSASLGATLRGGNTETLDITAMVNIKRRTAASRFNMDYIGNYSEVETSDKDTEKTAGNHRLSVYADWFLTGRFYWRIVDAEYYSDEFVNISDQVSLATGIGYDVIRTARTEWTANAGGGYQETGYDEVVPPADENSGSAFGTIGTRLDYEVTGDVDLIYDYTARFLSRENGRYTHHMVATLSYEIIHDLDLDISLIWDRMEDPEPVDDGVGGLDYPEQDDYQMVIGIGYSF; from the coding sequence ATGAGTAAAAAGGGAGGAAACATGTTGGCTCGCTGGATTTCTGGAGCAGGTTTTGCGGTTCTGCTGGCCGGCCCGTCGTCGGCAGCCGGGGATAAGGATCTGTGGGATCATTTTGTCCCTCCACCGGATCAGCAATTTGACTGGATTCAGCTGGATTCAGGCGAGTGGCTTAAGGGTGAAATCAAGGTGCTTTATAATTATACGCTGGAGTTTGATTCCGACGAACTGGACCTGCTGAAACTGGATCTGGACGACGTGAAAAAAATCCGCTCGTGCGATCCCCAGGAAATAATGTTTGAGATAAAACGCCGGGAAACCGAGGTGCTGCAGGGGATTGTGGAGCTTGACGGGTCAGAAGTGAAGGTCATTAACGACAGCGAGGTGCAGACGTTTAAACGGAGCCAACTGGTTTCTATTGCAGGCGGATCGAACAGCAAACGGGATAACTGGTCGGGCAGTGCATCACTGGGGGCGACGTTGCGCGGAGGTAATACAGAAACGCTTGATATTACGGCTATGGTGAATATCAAGCGTCGTACAGCGGCTTCGCGGTTCAATATGGATTATATCGGAAATTATAGCGAGGTGGAAACCTCGGATAAGGATACAGAGAAAACAGCCGGCAATCATCGTTTGAGCGTATATGCCGATTGGTTTCTGACCGGTCGATTTTACTGGCGGATTGTGGATGCGGAATATTACAGCGATGAATTTGTGAATATCAGCGATCAGGTGTCGCTGGCAACCGGTATCGGTTACGATGTCATCCGTACGGCCCGTACCGAATGGACGGCCAATGCGGGGGGCGGTTATCAGGAGACGGGTTATGATGAGGTGGTGCCGCCCGCCGATGAAAATTCAGGATCGGCTTTCGGAACGATCGGTACGCGTCTGGATTATGAAGTAACGGGCGATGTGGATTTGATTTACGACTATACCGCCCGTTTCCTGAGCAGGGAAAACGGGCGGTATACGCACCACATGGTGGCAACGCTTTCCTATGAAATCATCCATGATCTGGATCTCGATATTTCTCTGATCTGGGACCGGATGGAAGATCCGGAGCCGGTGGATGACGGTGTCGGCGGGCTGGATTATCCGGAGCAGGATGACTATCAGATGGTGATCGGCATCGGCTACAGTTTCTGA
- a CDS encoding 23S rRNA (pseudouridine(1915)-N(3))-methyltransferase RlmH: MKICILFPGKIKPKALAAAQDEYIKRLKPFGVEVLEYKDEKVSSRTPEQTKEAEGQRILKLLKGGDYLVACDERGGNIKTLEMAELLKAGRQGAFPMAGKRRMVIVIGGALGLAESVRNKADAVWSLSSLVMAGGVARVVLLEGIYRAFTVVEHHPYHNE; encoded by the coding sequence ATGAAAATCTGTATTTTATTTCCGGGGAAAATAAAGCCGAAAGCGCTGGCGGCGGCGCAGGATGAATATATTAAACGCCTTAAACCGTTCGGGGTGGAGGTGTTGGAGTATAAAGACGAGAAGGTTTCGTCGCGCACTCCGGAACAGACGAAAGAGGCGGAAGGGCAGCGGATTTTAAAACTGCTGAAAGGCGGGGATTATCTGGTGGCATGTGATGAGCGGGGAGGGAACATCAAGACTCTGGAAATGGCGGAACTGCTGAAGGCCGGAAGGCAGGGGGCATTTCCAATGGCTGGAAAGCGCCGTATGGTGATCGTGATCGGCGGGGCGCTGGGATTGGCGGAATCGGTTCGGAATAAAGCGGATGCGGTGTGGTCTCTGTCGTCGCTGGTGATGGCCGGAGGTGTTGCCCGGGTGGTTTTGCTTGAGGGAATATACCGCGCCTTTACGGTGGTGGAGCATCATCCGTATCACAATGAGTAA
- a CDS encoding SPFH/Band 7/PHB domain protein, producing the protein MGWLVFTGAVVVFVFIAIAKTMQIVPQRHAYIVERLGKYRKTLEAGMHILIPFIDRVAYKHTLKEQAVDVPPQMCITKDNISVEVDGILYMQVIDPKNASYGIGNYSFASTQLAQTTMRSVIGKLDLDKTFEERDSINGAIVDAVDAASDPWGVKVTRYEVKNITPPQSIKDAMEKQMKAEREKRAVIAESEGERQAQINQADGEKQAAIARSEGEKMKRINEAEGRAAEIRAVATATAEGITEIARAINADGGTDAVNLRIAEQYISEFGKLAKENNTMIIPTNLSDVAGLVATAKEVIGKVGK; encoded by the coding sequence ATGGGTTGGTTGGTTTTCACAGGGGCAGTTGTGGTTTTCGTATTTATTGCGATTGCAAAAACCATGCAGATTGTGCCGCAGCGGCATGCTTATATCGTGGAGCGATTGGGGAAATATCGTAAGACGCTGGAGGCGGGGATGCATATTCTGATTCCGTTCATTGATCGCGTTGCCTATAAGCACACGCTTAAAGAGCAGGCCGTGGATGTGCCGCCGCAGATGTGTATTACGAAAGACAATATTTCCGTTGAAGTCGACGGGATTCTTTATATGCAGGTGATCGATCCGAAAAATGCATCGTACGGGATCGGCAACTACAGCTTCGCCTCCACACAGCTGGCGCAGACCACCATGCGTTCTGTGATCGGTAAACTGGATCTGGATAAAACCTTTGAAGAACGGGATTCCATCAACGGGGCGATTGTTGATGCGGTTGATGCTGCATCAGATCCGTGGGGCGTAAAAGTGACCCGTTATGAAGTGAAAAACATCACTCCGCCGCAAAGTATCAAAGATGCGATGGAAAAACAGATGAAGGCCGAGCGCGAAAAACGTGCGGTAATTGCGGAGTCGGAAGGGGAGCGGCAGGCGCAGATCAATCAGGCCGACGGCGAAAAGCAGGCGGCGATTGCCCGTTCCGAAGGGGAAAAGATGAAACGCATCAATGAGGCCGAAGGCCGGGCGGCCGAAATCCGCGCTGTTGCCACCGCCACGGCCGAAGGCATCACGGAAATTGCCCGGGCGATTAATGCGGATGGCGGAACGGATGCCGTGAATCTTCGAATTGCCGAGCAGTATATTTCCGAATTCGGCAAGCTCGCCAAAGAAAACAACACGATGATTATTCCTACGAACCTGTCTGATGTCGCCGGTCTTGTGGCTACGGCCAAGGAAGTGATCGGTAAGGTCGGAAAATGA
- a CDS encoding NfeD family protein yields MFTPIFWWAIIGVGLMLCEFIMPGLILFFFGIGALITALVSWLLPVGLSAQLMVFTVASLVSLFGLRRLIKPVFTGNESDVNTDSYNEGMIGREAEVSVEITPESPGKVILNGTAWKAESGETLTVGQRVVISGQKSLTLMVKSK; encoded by the coding sequence ATGTTCACTCCCATATTCTGGTGGGCAATTATTGGTGTGGGGCTGATGCTTTGCGAATTTATTATGCCCGGTCTGATTCTGTTTTTTTTCGGGATCGGGGCACTGATCACGGCTTTAGTGAGCTGGCTGTTGCCGGTTGGACTTTCGGCGCAGCTGATGGTTTTCACTGTTGCCTCACTGGTATCGCTTTTCGGTCTGCGCCGTCTGATTAAGCCGGTGTTTACCGGAAATGAGAGTGATGTGAATACAGACTCTTATAACGAAGGCATGATCGGCCGGGAGGCTGAAGTGTCGGTGGAAATTACTCCGGAATCGCCCGGAAAGGTCATTCTGAATGGAACGGCGTGGAAAGCGGAGTCCGGGGAAACGCTTACGGTCGGGCAGCGTGTCGTGATCAGCGGTCAGAAGAGTCTGACGTTAATGGTTAAAAGCAAATAG